The sequence AAAACACTTCTTTGCCTTGAAGCTTTTTAAACCGGGCAATTACATCGGCTTGGATAAACTCCAACAAATGGCCGATATGCGGTTCAGCGTTAGTATAAGGAATCGCGGTGGTAATAAAAAATTTTTCTGGCATATTCAGTATTTTAGCAAATACAAATCCCAAACTCCAAAAATCAGCCGACAAGATAATGGCGCGCGGCAAAATTATATTGCTCAATAAAGATCTTTTTAAACGGCGCCAGCGAATTTATTTCGTAGAAAACCAACGTTGCTTCGCGATAATCGTTTTCATCGACGCTGCGATAAGATAAAGGCGCTAGGTTAT is a genomic window of Patescibacteria group bacterium containing:
- a CDS encoding class I tRNA ligase family protein, encoding MSNIILPRAIILSADFWSLGFVFAKILNMPEKFFITTAIPYTNAEPHIGHLLEFIQADVIARFKKLQGKEVF